AGGAGGCTTGGAGATGTCTACAGCTGCATAGAGGAGATGATGTGCTTGCCCAGCAACCAAGCCTTGACAGGCCAAAGGAAGATGGTGGAGGAAGAACTGGAGAAGTCCCTTGTGCTGATTGATCTCTGCAACACCATGCAAGAGAGCTTGGCAGAGCTGAAGACAAGCGTCCAGGAGCTGTGTCTGGTTCTCAAGAGGAGAGACAGTGTGGCAGCTCAGCTTAAGATCAAGTCGTTTGTTCGCCTGGCGAAGAAGACACAGAAGCCTTTGAAGAAGACGACCAGCAAAGCTACTGCTGAAGTTTGCAGTTGCAGAGTGGTCAAGCTGCTGGCTGAAGGCCGAGAGACAGCTGTGTCTCTTCTTGAAACCACATCGTTGCTCTTGGCCCTCTTGCCGAAGCAAATTGGCAGCCCCATTGCCAGCAAATGGTCTCTCGTCTCCAAGAAGTTCCAGAAAACGAGAGTTATATGTGAGGAGCAGCAATTGCAGGCGCTTGAACACAGCATAGGAGATCTTGAAGATGGGATTGAATTTCTTTTCACGAGGTTGATTCAAAGCAGGGTTACTGTTCTGAACATTCTTAGCTCATAAATACTTCTGATGGTACACAAGTGACCAATTTGATTGTATAAGAGCTCAAATGTATATAAAATCGATTGATCGGAGACAGTTTTGATCATATATGTTTGTTGTATCATATCAGTACATCATGCAACAAAGGATGATCCTGGAATCTTCCGTCTAGAATCATGGATTTATGTTGAGCCCTCTAGTGCCTCGACACCACGTCGGATCTGCTCAGCTGTGGGTTTCACCAAAGTCAACTATCTTTTGGTCAGTTAGTTGATTGATTTCCCCACCATGTTTTAACTTCTCAATTAGCATAGATATTTCTTTGGGTGTGGTGCAGCTGCAGATGCATGAACATGTATGTCAAATGCTACCACTGCCAGGCTTCATACTTCAGGTCATTTATTGTCTTCCTTTGAAATGACAGGCATTTCTTGTCTTCCTGCTCTTTTTTCTCTGCAATATATTGTATACCATACCATCCTTTTATTTCAACTGGGTATCTGATTTTCAAACTATTCATTTCACATGGGTATCACGTTTGCTTGATGTTGATAGCCATGTCATTCTGGTATAAGCGAGAATACTGCTACGAGATCGTGAAAGCATGAACTTTGCATAACTCAGTGAACTAGCCTTTCtgaaacactaataaaaacaaGGGTGCCCCTTCACTCGAATCTCACCAGATGCACTAGCCACTGGACAGGTTCACTGTAGTGGGTCGGTTTATACTGTACAAAAAGAGTAAAAATTGAATGCCTTGACTGTACCAGAGCTCTACTACTAGTAATTAAGGTAACtggatttttaaaaaatattaaaataacCGCTACGGACGGTATTTTGGGTAGGTTTCAGTTGATCCTTCTCTGAATTACTACTCCATCTAACCGGATTGGTCTGTCCCAATTGGCCCAAATAGGTTGCCACCTTGCCCGGTGGTACTGTGTTAGACGAGGAGCTGACGTGTCGATTCAGGAGTCTGACGTGCCAAGGGTTGCGTCCGCGGCGGCATTATAAAGCTAGCGATGGATGCAAATGCCGGATTAGCCAGGGAGATGCTGCTGGACGGCGGAAAGCCTGCGGCGCCGCAGATCAGTTCCGGCATGGAGGACATCTCGGCGgctgccggcggcagcggcaaggTCTATGCCATTGCCACCAAGGCAGCGGAGGGCAAGAAGAGGACGACCAAGACGATGAGGGCATCGGCGGAGGGCAGGGTCATCAAGCCGGCGCCCCCGGCCAAGATTAGGCCGGCGGGGGCCAAGACGAGGATGAAGACGATGAGGGTGCAGCAGGCGTACGTCGACTCGCTCCTGGAGGATTACCCTTTCAAGCCCTTCCCCGGCGACCCCGAGGAGCTCGAGAAGAACATCCGGGACCCCGAGACCAGGGAGCAGCTCCGCATCGCGCTGGCTCCAGCGACAGCCACCATGAAGGCGATCCGGGACAAGTACGAGGCCATCGTCCAGCAGTACTTCGCCCTGGGCtatgcggaggaggaggaggtcgaggtcaccgacgacgacgaggaggcggcaccggcggcgcaaAGGGATCGAGGCAGGGAGATCGATGAGAATAGTCGGGCAAGAATTGTAGATAGAATCTAGCTTTAAGTCTATTTACATATATGTATATTCAGATATTCTCTGTCGTGTGATCCGGGTAGCGTAAGCATAGGTGAACAATCGAAAAAGTGTGAGGGCATTTGAAAATAATGCCTCACCGAAGGACAGCAAGCAAAGCTGCAGGTTCCAAAGAATCGGCAGCGAAACTAGAAATAGTTGCATTTACAAACATTTGAAAGGGTTGAAGGGCATTTCATAATCAACATGCTCAGAATTTCAGAGGTTGCACCATACCATTTAATTTCCTACAACATTTGAGCAGAAAACAGCACGCAGTAGAGAATGAGAAGCAACGCGCACGACATAAGGAAACCTCATTTTCCTAGACTTTGATCAGTACCATCTTGAGTTTTTCATCCACGACAGGTTGAACAAGCTCCAGTCGAGCTTCATGATTGGTACATCATACGCCCCTTCAGGGTTAACAACCATCTAATTcgtttcataaaaaaaaccaTTTAATTCGGTCCTAAACATCACAAAAGGTTATAGCTACACTTCAGAAGCCAGAGCGCGACATTGTCGTGGGTTAGTTCTAACCCTACAACATTGGAGGCCTAGAGCCTTAGAGGACCGGGCTTCGCCAAACCCTTCACGGCAAACACGTGCGCCTTCATTTTCCAGCTCATTGATAGACTGCCGCAACattcaaaaaaatattgaaaaagAAGTTAGTAACCATCTGTTGATGAGAAAAAAAACCCGCCGCAACATCCATTTCATGTTGCATGGACCATTCAAATGTCTCATTGAAGACCCAACATCCAGATAAACATTTGCAACACGTAAAAAGCATATGCAACATCGCAACAGATCTACTTTTGCAACATTCATGTGAAACACTTGCAACATTCATTTAAAACATCTGAAACACTTCAAAACATACATTTGCAACATGGGCGTCGTCAAGCTCCACCTCGTCTTCCACATTTGCACTCCTCCACCCGAGGGAGCCGGTGGAGTTCGCTGCCGAGGAGCTCGCCACTAGGAGGTCGCGTCGCTGGGGAGCTCGCGCGGTCGCCGCATAGGGTTTGCCGACCTCGGCTACCGCAGCCGGGATGGCGCGTCACGGGAAGCTCGCGCGCCCAGCACGGAGGGCTCGGTGGCCTCGGCAGCCGCTGCCGCGGAGGGTGTGCTGCCAGCTAGAAATGCGCGCGTGGAGCAAGCGTGGGAACGGCTCCCCGCGCGGAGCACCCCAGCATGGTGGTCGTCGGGCATGGGAGGCACGGATTGGTGGGCCAACGCAGTTGGGGTCGTGCGTCCGATGCGTCGGACGCCTGATTGCTAGCATTCCTGTTTTGCAGTTCGTCGGCATTCTTACCTTGTACTCCTTCGTCCAGAAAGAGTGCAACTCTCGCTTCTGGTGAAGTCAAACGATTTCAAATTTGACCGAATTTATAcaaaatgttttcaaatttgaccaaatttatataaaataatattaacaTTTATGTTACATTTCAAATCGAGTAGGAAGATACCAAGAAgagtgaagaagaaagagaaggtgCATGAGTGCATCAAATCTGCACAGAAGCTCCAACTGAAAGTTAAGGAGTATGAGTGTTTACGCTCaataacgatcatttccaggcgtcaacttgatcagaaaatcataagagtttacatttcttacacgcatccttatccaataaagtctctAAActacactttaccttttagaatatgcaagttgtgttttcaagctaacatgcaggttacaagcacactttggcccgacataaaaatcatagaaattatcagagcaccgattcaggctcagatggaccaaaaatgatgcaagaacccaatccaaacaagtcaagacaggccaatcCCAACGTgtatcagacaaggaggcccaagacagcctgccagaagaagttggaggcggttggtggcccgggcaggctgactgacctacctggtcggccgacctagcccgtgggccccaccgcctcaaccagggcacgtggcgtctccccattggtcccctatGTCAGTTGTGATGGCTTCACcctgtggctccctgctataaatacaaggggtagagattagaacacacacaccacacacctcacatctctcctctcttgcattccttgcatagtctttaggcttagtggagtttaggagaagtctaggagtcatcgagtcgccggagttgctcgagagttctggtatgggttcatctctagctctctcttgtaatattcggttgtttgtaatagaattagactatggttatcgatatctgcttgaagtatattctaagTTATcgggtatatgcttcttgtcatggttgcgttatcattccatgcttacattgtatgatcgccctgtgctagagatagttagtcttttgttcttagaactctatcaactgctccagtattcgtatgattgctctagagtgatgtctgtccatccggagggtgggggctccgcgcgggacactagagtattccttactagtgtagacatggtgtctagattagctaagtgttgctggatgtcaactatacccacggtttgtagaggtagctggcaggtggtgacaaccctgtccgagcccgagtaatcctccacgttcggtatggggggtaggaggtacgtaaagtcgccggggtatacgggctcctcccgttacttcgatagcgatctccctgttgtgtagtttaatctctgacgagctaaccaatgagaaagtgtagatataacTAGCCTAACAcaactgactcgagctctgacttctaccttgctcccggcctaaagcatcttttatctttcttttatcttttatttatccaagagggtagtttgtgtgtgtcacactacctcctaccatattattatcttacccctgtttatgcatgagaatatccaatctagatagagttcaccaactaatctatatatcttcttactcaccgccttccctgcggaaatataaatgacaccctggtatactcccgagtaaaatgctacagcggtattccgcgcgcttgcggatttattcgtggttcatgaaatagtgccaccccaaattggcgtctgcgggc
This genomic interval from Panicum virgatum strain AP13 chromosome 8K, P.virgatum_v5, whole genome shotgun sequence contains the following:
- the LOC120643645 gene encoding uncharacterized protein LOC120643645 → MACHQRSTSLPSFSYSTELNVEQELQTLKAQTSSPSATIGTACDGLRRLGDVYSCIEEMMCLPSNQALTGQRKMVEEELEKSLVLIDLCNTMQESLAELKTSVQELCLVLKRRDSVAAQLKIKSFVRLAKKTQKPLKKTTSKATAEVCSCRVVKLLAEGRETAVSLLETTSLLLALLPKQIGSPIASKWSLVSKKFQKTRVICEEQQLQALEHSIGDLEDGIEFLFTRLIQSRVTVLNILSS